A genomic segment from Gracilinanus agilis isolate LMUSP501 chromosome 1, AgileGrace, whole genome shotgun sequence encodes:
- the LOC123232359 gene encoding 60S ribosomal protein L7 yields the protein MAGTEEKKKLPSVPESLLKKRKAFAILKAKRLKKKMAIKKLRKIRRKVIYEKAKAYHKEYRQMYRSEIRLARMARKAGNYYVPAEPKLAFVIRIRGINGVSPKVRKVLQLLRLRQIFNGTFVKLNKASINMLRIVEPYIAWGYPNLKSVNDLIYKRGYGKIKKQRIALTDNALIAKSLGKYGIICMEDLIHEIYTVGKHFKAANNFLWPFKLSSPRGGMKKKTTHFVEGGDAGNREDQINRLIRRMN from the coding sequence ATGGCGggcacagaagaaaagaagaagctaCCATCTGTTCCAGAATCCCTTCTGAAAAAGCGAAAGGCCTTTGCAATACTGAAGGCCAAACGCTTGAAGAAGAAGATGGCTATAAAAAAGCTTCGAAAGATACGGAGAAAAGTAATCTATGAAAAAGCTAAAGCCTATCACAAGGAGTATAGACAGATGTACAGAAGCGAAATCCGGCTGGCTAGAATGGCACGCAAAGCTGGCAACTACTATGTACCTGCTGAACCCAAGTTGGCTTTTGTGATCAGAATCAGAGGGATCAATGGTGTTAGCCCAAAGGTCCGCAAAGTGTTGCAGCTTCTTCGTCTTCGCCAGATCTTCAATGGCACATTTGTTAAGCTTAACAAGGCTTCAATTAACATGCTGAGGATTGTGGAACCATATATTGCATGGGGTTACCCCAACCTGAAGTCTGTGAATGACTTGATTTACAAACGGGGTTATGGCAAGATCAAGAAACAGAGAATTGCCCTGACTGATAATGCCCTTATTGCAAAGTCTCTTGGTAAATATGGAATTATCTGCATGGAGGACTTGATCCATGAGATCTACACTGTTGGCAAGCACTTCAAAGCCGCCAACAACTTCCTGTGGCCCTTCAAATTATCATCTCCACGGGGTGGAATGAAGAAAAAGACTACACATTTTGTGGAAGGTGGAGATGCTGGTAACAGGGAAGACCAGATCAACAGGCTTATTAGAAGAATGAACTAA